In the Desulfatibacillum aliphaticivorans DSM 15576 genome, ATTGAGTTGGAAACGGGCATGACCTGGAACCAGGTTCGCAGGATTCTGGAGCGTTTGCACATGGGAGAATTTTTTTTGAATAATTCGCGTGTACTACAGCGCACGGTATTGACGCCTGATCAAAATAAAATACTGAAAAAATTGAAGATAAAGCCTCCTCCCCTTATCAAAAAGATCGATTTGACCTCCTGACTTGTAGGCACCACACTATTTTTGCCTCCATTGATAACTATTTGTTTTTATATCCTATTGGCAAAATCATGTTCCTACCGCTGTCGAAGGCAGGCGGAAGGCAACACCGGGTGCGGCGTTATGCGCGAGCCTCATCCGGGTCCTGCGCCGTCGGAGACCCTGTGCACGTACGGAAACTCCTTGCACGGGAACCGGGAGATCCCACAAGTTCCTCTTTCAGATGGCAAGAGTGGACAGACCGGGAAGGCCAAAAGCCAAACGCCGGTCATGCACGCTTGTGGGAAGTCGGATGCCTGCATAGTACCTGAGAAGCTGTCGAACAAAGACTGGGTAAACCAGGCGGCGGAGACGGTGGAGGAAAGGCGGGCAACCAAGGGAAACACTTTGCTGAAGGCCGCGCCCCGGACACAGCGCCGGATCGGTGTGTCGACCGGACTGCATCGTGTGCGAAAAGTAGCACGTGAAAGAAAGGATGAACGGTTCACAGCCCTGCTTCACCATGTGACCCGGACGGCATTGCACGAAAGTTTTCATGCATTGAAACGGCAAGCCGCTCCGGGTGTGGATGGAATGACATGGATACGATACAGGGCAAACCTCGACCATAGACTGGCGGACCTGCATGAGAGGATACAGCGCGGGACTTACCGCGCCCAACCTTCCAGGCGGGTATACATCCCTAAACCGGATGGACGCACAAGGCCCCTCGGCATTGCGGCATTGGAGGACAAGATTGTCCAGCACGCTGTAGGGCGGGTGCTAAACGCAGTTTACGAGGAAGACTTCCTTGGGTTTTCTTACGGATTCAGGCCAGGGCGCGGGCAGCATGACGCCCTGGACGCCTTGTTCGTCAGCCTGACACGAAGGAAAGTGAACTGGGTGCTCGATGCAGACATTAAGGGCTTCTTTGACGCTATCAGCCATGAGTGGATGCTGAAATTTGTCGAGCACAGGATTGCCGATCCCCGGATACTTCGGCTGCTGCGCAAATGGCTGCGGGCGGGCGTATCCGAGGAGGGCGCTTGGTCCATAACACAGGAAGGGACGCCGCAGGGGGCGGTCATATCTCCTCTGTTGGCAAACATTTACCTGCACTATGTTTTGGATCTGTGGGTGCACCACTGGCGAAGGACAAAGGCCAGCGGGGACGTTGTGATCGTGAGATACGCCGATGATTTTGTTGTGGGGTTTCAGCACC is a window encoding:
- the ltrA gene encoding group II intron reverse transcriptase/maturase, which produces MHGNREIPQVPLSDGKSGQTGKAKSQTPVMHACGKSDACIVPEKLSNKDWVNQAAETVEERRATKGNTLLKAAPRTQRRIGVSTGLHRVRKVARERKDERFTALLHHVTRTALHESFHALKRQAAPGVDGMTWIRYRANLDHRLADLHERIQRGTYRAQPSRRVYIPKPDGRTRPLGIAALEDKIVQHAVGRVLNAVYEEDFLGFSYGFRPGRGQHDALDALFVSLTRRKVNWVLDADIKGFFDAISHEWMLKFVEHRIADPRILRLLRKWLRAGVSEEGAWSITQEGTPQGAVISPLLANIYLHYVLDLWVHHWRRTKASGDVVIVRYADDFVVGFQHRHEAEQFLDALRQRLEKFALALNTEKTRLLEFGRCLESLLWHLPPHGRRPFQKLGKALVVGAR